TTCTAGTATTGTAACACCAGTTGGTGTAGGTGGTGGCTTAGTGGTTTATTGGAAGCAGTATGTACAGGTTTCTGTTTTAAGTCAGTCCTGTAATCTAATCGATTGTAAGGTTATCAGTAATGAAGTTTCTTTCTACTTGTCTTTCGTCTATGGGCATCCTAATCCTGCTTTTAGACATCATACATGGGAGAGATTGATGCGATGTGGTCTGACAAGACGGAATGAACCGTGGTTTACACTAGGAGACTTTAATGAAATTGTTGGCAATCATGAGAAGATAGGAGGAAGAATAAGGCCGAAAGCTTCCTTTCAAGATTTCAGGGACATGAGACGCACTTGTGGGTTTCAAGACTTGCAAACGCTGGGGAACAAATTTTCATGGATTGGGCAGAGAGGCAATCATAGAGTGCAATGTTGCTTGGATCGCACAATGGCAACTAGTACATGGTTTGATAAATTTCCAGCTTCTCAGACAGAGTTTTTGGAGATTGGGGAATCTGATCACAGACCgttggtaacatatattgaGACGGAGCAGGTAGAGCCGCGACGTGTATTCCGTTTTGATAGTAGCATGATCGATAAAGATGGTTTTCATGATACTGTTAAACATGGATGGAAAGGAACATGACAGATGCAGCTCTTACGGATTCCTTTAGCTCAAACGTTGAGTAGATGTAGACAGCACATTTCTGTGTGGAAGAGACATAATCGTAGTAATGCTGAAGACAAAATTGGGTTTCTGCGTAGACGACTCGATCAAGCGATGGTCTCTGATACTAGGACTCAGCAGGAGAGAGCTGAACTGAAAGAAGAACTCAATCAGGCCTATTTGGAAGAGGAGATTTTTTGGAAGCAAAAAAGTAGAGTCATGTGGTTACGAGCAGGAGATCGTAATACACGTTTTTCCATGCTGTAACGAAGGCTAAGCGTATAAAGAATACTCTACATTCTATTCAAGATCACAATGGAGTCATTCATAGAGGACAGAAGGAGGTTGCTCAAGTTGCAGAACGGTATTTTCAGAATATATTTACGTCGACCCCGGTTAATGAGAGTCTGCTAATGGACGTGTTTAGTGGATTTCAAACACGTGTACCAGAAGAGATGAATATTGATCTTACTCGCCCATGTACTGAGGAGGAGGTGAGGAATGCTTTATTTGATATGGGACCACATCGAGCTCCAGGGCCTGATGGATTTTCTGCGGTCTTCTACCAGCGTTTCTGGGAGGATTTAAAAGAAGAAATCATGCAGGAAATACATGAATTATTTGATGGCCAGTTTGATCGTCAGCACAACCACACTAACCTGTGTCTGATCCCTAAGATATACCCACCGACGGGCATGACTGAATTCCGTCCAATTGCTTTGTGCAATGTGTCTTACAAACTTATCTCTAAGGTGTTGGTTAATCGTCTGAAACCTCATCTTGGGGGTATTAtatcagagaatcagaatgctTTTATACCGGGTAGATTGATCTCTGATAATATAACAGTTGCTCATGAAATGTTCCATAGTCTAAATGCAAGGAAACGACAAGCTACTTCCTACATGGCTGTTAAAACTGATATAGCTAAAGCGTATGACAGAATGGAATGGAATTTTTTGGAAACATCAATGATACATATGGGTTTTGACAGTAAGTTCATCAGATGGATAATGTCTTGTGTATCTTCTGTTAGTTTCTCTGTTCTTATTAACGGCTCACCAGAAGGGTATATAGTTCCTGAACGTGGGATAAGACAAGGAGATCCATTATCTCCTTATCTTTTTATCCTCTGTGCAGAAGTTCTTTCGCACATGATGAATAAAGCAATGGTTGATCGTTCACTGTTGGGGATGAAGATTGCAATGCAGGCTCCAGCAGTTAATCATCtattatttgcagatgattctttatttttctcattgGCAAAATGATAGAGCTGCAAAGAAGTTAAAGGAAATTTTTGGCCAATATGAAGCGGTGTCTGGACAATCTATCAATCTAAGTAAGTCATCTATCATCTTCGGCCATAAAGTGAGAGTGGATGTCAGAACTATAATGAGAAATCTACTGGGAATACATAATGAGGGTGGTATAGGTAAATATCTTGGGTTGCCTGAACAGTTTGGAAGTAAGAAAAGTGAAATGTTCACTTACGTCATTGAGAAAGTGAAAGCAATCACCCAAGGTTGGAAACAAAGACATCTCTCGCCTGGAGGAAAGGAGGTCTTGCTTAAGGCAGTGGCGTTATCTATGCCAATCTACTCCATGAACATCTTCAGATTACCTAAGGAGGTCTGTGAGGCGATTAATGGAATACTGGCTAGGTTCTGGTGGGGATCGGGTGAGAATAAAGGAATGCATTGTTATGCTTGGAAGAGGGTTTGTACACCAAAACGTGAAGGAGGGCTTGGTTTTAGAGATCTGGAAGTTTTTAATCAAGCTTTATTGGGTAAACAAGTTTGGCGTATACTTCAAAACCCAACATGTTTGATGGCGAGAGTGTTAAAGGCAAGATACTTCCCGGATGGATGTATATTAAGTGCAACTCTGAAGAAAAAGTCGTCGTATGCTTGGAAGTCAATCCTCTATGGAAAAGAGTTGATAACGAAAGGTATGAGATACATTATTGGGGATGGTTCTTTGATCAATATGTGGTCCGACCCATGGATTCCTGATCATCCTTCACGATCTCCAATACCAAGAGCTGGCACTGTAACTGAAATGAAAGTTAATCAGTTCTTTGATACAAATGGTACTGGATGGGATATCCAAAAACTGCGAGACGCAGTAATATAAGATGATATTGATCGCAtcctgaaaataaaaattagcaGAATGGCTATACAGGATCTAGTTGGATGGCACTACAATGATGACGGTCTTTATACGGTCAAGTCTGGTTACTGGTTGGGAACTCATTTACCAATACCACATCCTATTCAACCTACCTATGGGCATGTTCCTCTTAAGCAAGAGATTTGGAAGACAAAGACTCCACcgaaaatacaatattttatgtgGAAGCTCCTCTCTAGGAGTTTGGCTGTCGGAGATAACTTACGACGTAGGCATATTACAAGAGATGATCAGTGTAAAAGGTGTGGTCTACATGTTGAAACAGAGAAGCACTTGTTCTTTGACTGCCAATACGCTTAATGTGTGTGGCGGGCTTCGGGTATTTCTAATACTACTATCAACAGTTCATCGACGACCtttgaagaaaaaattgaaGCTTGTCTTTCCATTTGCTCTGCTCCCAGTTTGGAACATTTTAAAGACTTGCCCCTATGGATTCTATGGAGATTATGGAAATCTCGCAATATTCTGGTTTTCCAACGTAAACAAATTGAGTGGAGACAATCTCTTCAATACGCTAAGTTGGATGCTCAGGAATGGAAAGGAACAACAAATCAGGATTCTATATTCCCGTTACAACAAAGACAACAACGAACTACACAAACAAGAATGAACAAGTGGCAGCGACTTTTGATGGGGTGGATTAAGTGTAATACTGATGGTTCTTTCGTAAGCAACAATAGTGCTAGTGTAGCTGGTTGGGTTTTAAGAGATGAGAAAGGAGTTTATCAAGGATCTGCACAAGCAATTGGCCAACATGTTGAGAATGCTTATGAAAGCGAATTACAAGCGGTTTTAATGGCTATTCAACATTGCTGGATGCAGGGATATCGGAAGTTACATATGGAAAGTgataataaaaaagttattgatGTTCTTAACAATCGGAAGCTGCAATTTAGCGCTTATAATTGGACAAGGGAAATTCATTGGTGGGCTAAGAAGTTTACAGAGATCAAGTTTACATGGACAGGAAGAGAAGCTAATAAGGTGGCAGATAGATTGGCTAAAGCAAGACTACCAGACAATTGTAGTTTTCAATTTAACTTCTATGTTCCTTCTTGTATTACTAATCTTCTCCATGAAGATTATATTATCTAGtttgaagataaaaaaaaaaaaaaaaaaaacagaaatagaAAAGGAGGAAGAGACGTCTCTTGTTCAAGCTCCGCAAGAGACGTTGCTTAGAGACAGGTGTCGACGAAATCGtcttgtctctctctttctctctcgatTGATCGTAGCTTCCCCGCGTCGTCTCCTTCCGAGCTTCTTCATATGCTCGGCGCTGCCAAAGATGACAAGGTTTTAAGGTTTTTTCTAAAGTCTCATTCAATACACAGTTACAGTTCTATCTCCTCTCCACTCTATTCTTCTCCGTAAGAACTCAGAGATttggaattttttattttaaactttgaaATCGACAACCTTTTTCTTGGCTTATTGAGTTATGTATATGATTTGTCTTAAATACTGTGGAGAGATTTCAATTCTCCGATCGAATTATCAAATGGGTATAGCCAAATTTCATTGGATCCTGAGTCTATTTCAACTTGTGTTCTTTGAATCTTTGATTAGATGATAAAGTCTTGAGCTTTACAACGATTCACTTGTACCCCCAAGACTTTTAATTATGGGTTTATTATGTGCTATGTAAATCTCATTATGGGTTTGATTCTAATGTCTTCTTCTCTGTATTATCCGCAGATCCAAACTCGGTGTCACAATATTGAATTAAGAAAAACAGGCATGTCAAGTCTTTTAATGACCACACCATTggctaattttgaaattttccacAATCTTGTTTTGATTGAGTGTTACTGAAAGAGGTGGCTCTGCTTGTTATTGTTCTACAATCTAATGATAGAAGTTTCTTTTATCCTCAGGAGcctcttttttttattcaagATAGAAAGAGCATCACTGAGTATATGATACGAGGAGAAGATTCTGGAGGTTGTTATTTCAGATGATTGGCAATCACTATGCTTGAACGCTGCCATGGGCATCTGTGTGAGGAACAGCTGCTGCTCAAGGCTTCTTTTTATCACATTTCTTTGTGCACTGACGATTGTTAATGACGCGCTTAGTCCTGATGGTACATCGATTTGTTTCCTTAAAATCTCTTCCATAGTTtgtgtttgacaaaaaaatataataaatctttGGTCCTTTCTTCTCTAGGTGAGGCGCTTGTGAGTTTTAGAAGTGGAGTTTCTAAATCTGATGGTGTCATCAGTCAGTAGAGACCAGAGGATCCAGATCCGTGTAACTGGAAGGGAGTGACTTGTGATTCGCAAACAAAAAGAGTTATAGCGTTCATCAGTTTGACTGTCTGATAAGAGAGAATGTTCCTGTTCTCGAAGCTGTGTGAGACCCATCACGGTATCAGAAACTATTACCATGGGAATCATGATATCGCTGGTGCAAATCTCAGTGAAACAACTCCAAGAAAATTCGCTTCGAAGTTGCAGTCAAGAAGTCCCAAATACATATCTTTGCTCAACCATCTTAGAATATAACTACCAGAGGTACAATCTATCTATATCCTTTTAAATCAATCATTCAGATTTGAGAATATGAATGTGAAGCTTGTTTGTGTGgccattaaaaaaatttggtgttcaattaaattttttttttttttaagaacccttagTTAAGAGACTTGCATTGGAGCACGTAAATTTTTGGGTCTCTTAATCCAGTCTCTTAATTcacttttacaattaaaaagcattaaaaaaaaataagagaccCATTTGTGGTTTCTAGGTTAACGGTGCTCTTACTGTCATTGAAGCAGTCTATAGGATTTACTGTCTTGACaataataaaacttaaaaataagagTTTAAAAGGGTGCAAATTGGCCATTTGGACATGATCTATACATCAAATCATGATGTATAAATTGGATTCCATAGCTGATATGAAATGTTACATTCATCCTTTGAGTTTGAAGTGCCTCACCAATGTCGTCGGGACGCAGGTATGTTCTTCATCTCTTGCATCAACATTATGTCTGTAATATATAGATAGAgttagtcatatatatatatatatatgatttaatagTTGGTTAATAATATGTAGCAGGTTGGAGGGAAAAATTGTAGTAATAACAGGCGGAGCGAGCGGGATAGGCGCCGAAGCAGCGAGGCTGTTCACAGAACACGGTGCTCGAGTGGTGATCACGGACGTGAAAGATGAACTCGGTCGAAACGTTACCGTTTCGATTGGAGAAGACAAAGTCAGCTACTTCCACTGTGATGTCCGAAAGGAGACTGAAGTCGAAAGCCCCGTTAAGTTCACGGTCGAGAAACACGGCAGGATAGACGTTCTATTCAGCAATGCCGGCGTACCAGAGCCGCTGCTAGACATCCGCGACCTAAACCTCGAGGCGTTCGACAGAGTCATGGCCGTTAATTAACGTCCGTGGCGCGGCGGCGTTTATAAAGCACGTGGCACGTGCCATGGTGGAGAAAAAGACACGTGGGTCAATAGTGTGCACCACAAGCGTCGCGTCGGTGATCGCGGGGACGGTGGTGCCGCACGGGTACACGGCGTCGAAACATGCGCTCGTGGGTTTGATAAGATCAGCTGCTGGTGACTTGGGGAAACATGGGATCAGAGTCAACGGAGTTGCGCCGTTTGGGTGGCGACGCCGTTGGTGTGCGAGGGTTACAAGATCAAGATGGAGGCGAGTGAGTTAGAGGAGATCTTTAGCGAAGCAGCAAATCTCAAGGGCATTGTGCTCAAGGCTCGACATGTTGCGGAAGCTGCTTTGTTTCTCGCCTCTGATGACTCTGCTTACGTTAGTGGACATAACCTCCTCGTCGACGGTGGATTCAGCGTCATTAAGAATTAAACCATCCTAGTCTTGGACTTAACACGGACTATACCGCAATTTATCATCAGACTTTTGggcctttttttcttttaaataaatgaaaactttcatctctttttttttctttttctttttcttttgtcaagaAGACTTTCATCTCAATTTTTGAAGTTGTTTATCGTTTTGTTCTTTTTACTAAATGAAACTTTCATCTCAAGTTTTGAAGTTGCTTATTGTTCTGTTCTTTTAGTTAAACTGTATCAAATTCTAAGCTAAGTGCAACCTTTTTAGTTATCAAcctttcattttttattattattatttttttttaggtaACCGCGGGTTTCCGGCGATCGTGGTCAACCGACTATTCCCGCGAGGTCCACGGCACTCCACGTATTCTTGGGATTTAACCATAGCCCGGATGGCCAGCGGGACTCGAACTGCGGGTACCGTATTGGGGGTTTTCCCCTCAAGTACCACTAGCCCAAGGCCGCTGGTTTATCAACCTTTCatcttattgtttttttcttttagttaaaCCGTTCAAAATCTGAAGTGGTAATTGCTTATCAATTTTATGAATATAATGAATGAatgaaattaaaacaaataggAAGCAAATGaatggaataaaaaaaattatggagtaaaaatagaatttaatttCATCTCATTCATGAACTTTTTAATCATGAATGTTTTATAATtacattctatttttttcatatattccaCATGAAACCATTGaaatgaaatttgttttttatacaattttatacaattttagtCGAAAAATTTGTAATCCAGGTGCACCTTAACTTAAGTTATCTATCATAAAGTCTCTGGACATCAATTGCAACCTTTTCAATTAACCTTGATCTCATGATTCTCATCtgcaaattttaatatttgtctccATGTTTACGTTTCACATCTTCTTGCTCCGTTTTTATGACCTTTTCTTGATTCCATAATTCATTTCAGCATAGTACTATAGTTGCCTCACGACTTGCAAGTATACGtttatttccttttatcatCATGTTGTTGCATATCCAacatttatttatgtgtatggTTGACAGGTTGTTAGTATATTTAAATGTCTGTCATATTGGATACAAATGTCAATCAGGGTACCGCGATCTGATTTGAGCCCAAACTTGCTTAAAAATAATTGCCGAACGAAGTAGTCCAAAAGTATACATGAATCCATACATGTGTTTGCATGTTGACCCCACCCAAGAACAGCTCCAACGAGGGTGGTTCTTCCGTTGGAGctcttaaaatatgtattatatataaaagttcCAATGAAAAAAACCATCCAACGAGTTCACTGAATTTctatatttagtttttcttataattttttcaaaaatcaaaatcttgtgAGAAGTCATTTGTCATAGTTTATATATTGAATACAATTTAATACTGTTGTTTtagaattattaattaattgactaatttatatgtatatataacttGTAAGAACTTGGAAACAATACATAACACAAAATTACGCAAGGTAAAAGGTGGCAAAAAATCTAGAGTAAGTAGTGGAGATGATGATACATAGACCATACGCGTGGATCACCAATACGACAATGACGTTGAGAATcattaaaaccctaaaaccgtCGAAGATCCACCTACTTTTCTTCTTGTCTTTCTCCCATTTTTTTTTGACGAAAGGTTCAAATCTTTCTCCCATTTTCTTCCCTTAAAGTTCGAACGTTACATTTGTTTTTGTAGTAACGTATAAAATTTATAGGTAAAAGACAAACAAATACATTATCAATTATATCTAACATTtagtgataaaatatatttatagtttttagggaaaattgtttctttagaacaaaaaataataactatgTCCTTTTACACTAATATctattttgtgtcatttttgcctataatatcttttaatatttttgaaaataaatctaataaatagttttacaaacaaaaaaaattgaaaaaatagtaagctattaataaaatacctatatgaacttagtggtatttttttcagttctaaaaatgtttaaatcataattttcagattatgttctaaataaagtagaaatgactttctacgaagtagaaaacgaaatctatttttttcattgcatctacaatgtttagaatacgtgatctacgtaaataagagtattctaaaaatatttaaaatacacattccgcgcttaacctaccgatctaaaatctttagaaatcaaaatctacacattaatataaatctaaaacatgtagaaaccgtcttctacagatttactgtaaatctaaaacacgtagaaatcaaaatctacacattactataattctaaaaacctgTAGAAACCGATTTATACAAATTAgctgtattctacggataaaaaatcagttcctaaaaatacggaaacaaaatatttggcaatattcactttcatattttgaaaaaaaatcgatttaaaaaaaaaacgaaaaaaacgTGGTAACCTTCTTCTCACGCTGTCTTAtatattccattgattgttcacaaagttttcacattatttctaccaAATCAGTGTGAAATTGAGTGAGTTAGGGTTTATGAACTTGAAACTTTGATTTTTTCCCCCTTGGTTTGTGAAGGAGATGAGAAATTTCGTCGCAAagaaatcgagtttaaagagttgaaatcgtgtttggtcggttcaaatcaagtgggaatcaaaCCGGATATAACCGAAGAAAACCAGGAAATCGCTTTGGAATACTTACCTGGGCACGGGATCGATCGGTCTATAAttcgagatcggtcgatctgtatgAAATCGACCTTtgccgatcgagtgaaatggagCAGGTCGATTAGTATATGCCCCACGCTTTTTTTGTTGTGCATAATGAtcaggatcgatcgatcctTTCGACCTTGTAAtttcggatcgatcgatcccgcttGATCGAactcattatttattatattttaaaattacaattttaagggcattattgccattttgaaaataattagtctaatgggacataaaatatatgagattagtctaaaaggacatagttatcatttttttgttctaaaaaaacaattttcgctagtttttatatgtatatttggtTATTAAAAAAGTTGTATATCTGGTTTCTTGTAACGTTGTGACGAGTTTATGTATATAAACGAAGGACGATTCTTTCTTTTGTGCATTAAccaaaacaataaccaaaacaaTTGACATACACACGCTCCCAAGGAAGAATAATCAAAAGCTTCATACAAGCTTCATCGTGGCGATGTCAGGAACATACGTGACAGAGGTTCCTCTTAAAGGGTCTGCGAAGAATCACTACAAGAGGTGGAGTGAAAACCACCTCTTCCCGGACGCCGTCGGCCATCATATCCAAGGTGTCAAGGTCCACGAAGGAGACTGGGACTCCCACGGCGCCATCAAGTCCTGGAACTATACATGCGGTCCACAGTTTACCTTTTCCTCTATGTATGTAACTTTCTAGGGTTTCTGTTAAAATTAGTATCGTGTGTGTATTAATTAAGATGGAAAGCAAGAGGTTTTcaaggagaagagagagtttgACGACGACAAGATGGCAGTGACGTTTAGAGGGCTTGAGGGTCACGTGATGGAGCAGCTTAAGGTGTACGACGTCATCTTCCAGTTCATCCCCAAGACTGAGCAAGGCTGCGTCTGCAAAGTCACTATGATGTGGGAGAAGCGCTACGAAGACTCTCCAGAGCCCATCAACTACATGAAGTTCGTCACGAACATGGCTGCTGACATGGACGACCATATTCTCAAGGTTGAGAAGAAGGTTTAAATTTGTGTCCTCTTTGTGTTTGGCCCTCGCACATAATCATCCGCCTAGTTCCTTCTCTCTTGTACATTTGTAGCTGATAATAGTGGCGGTCTTGTATCTATCTTTCGTGGTAAACCTTAATTATTCTATCAAATcccttttcttatatatatcaCTAGGATATTATTTTGTAAGTTgagatttaaatttttataagatgTAATTTATgataattctattttaaaacttttagcCTTACACGTcacattttagttattttatttcaGTGTTGTATTCATGtgattaataaaaagaaatcacAATGGTCTGCTACTAACTTTTTCTCActacagaaaattttaaaattaattaatgtattttgaaGTTAATGtactttcaaaattaatatatcacaatcatataattaatgtatttttaccattgtcataacataaaaaatttatagattgaaatatttcattaaaaaggtaaatatacatttatactaaATGGGTTAAATAATCTAGAATTATAATTTAGAGTTACGGGTTGGAAATTTGGTAGTgagctttaaaattttttaaaatttttaattaaaatatttaaaaattatttcaaaaagtatttttgaatttcaaaaaaatatgaaaaaataaaacatttaaaataatttttggaaactataaattttattttattttttacgtttttattattttatttatttgtatttatatatttagagtataattttttttttgatatttgataaaatttatttttcgttattttcatgttttgggAACTCTTTTGTGACAACAAacttaaaatgattttatttcaGAGAATTGTCCTTGTTATATTCATTGAGTCTTTTTATTCTTTCTTCATTAATTGATGttactatttatatatgtttcttaAAATGATGTTATTATTATAATCAGTTAAAACAATgtgttttagatatatatatatatatatatatatatatatatatatatatatcatttataataaatgaagtcaaatttatttaaattaattttaaaagtgaGCCTAATaattatatcatttatattattaatttaaattattatttctgtttacagataattaatattaaatttatctctgtaaaaaataaactaaaatattttattaatgcatttttatatttctttccaTCGATGGTacaattaaaaggtaaaaacataataaaaacatgataaagaagaaaaatgaattcaaaagaaaataattacaaacaaacataatttGCCATTCTCCAACCAAAAATTTTCTTCTGCTTTTTGTGGTGGGGTTTTAAACCAACAGCTccttatacaaaacaaaatcatcttATAAGAAAAGTACAGATTCGTATAAATTAA
The window above is part of the Brassica napus cultivar Da-Ae chromosome C8, Da-Ae, whole genome shotgun sequence genome. Proteins encoded here:
- the LOC106414559 gene encoding MLP-like protein 328; translated protein: MSGTYVTEVPLKGSAKNHYKRWSENHLFPDAVGHHIQGVKVHEGDWDSHGAIKSWNYTCDGKQEVFKEKREFDDDKMAVTFRGLEGHVMEQLKVYDVIFQFIPKTEQGCVCKVTMMWEKRYEDSPEPINYMKFVTNMAADMDDHILKVEKKV